One Amblyomma americanum isolate KBUSLIRL-KWMA chromosome 8, ASM5285725v1, whole genome shotgun sequence DNA window includes the following coding sequences:
- the LOC144101399 gene encoding uncharacterized protein LOC144101399 isoform X1 gives MQLLVLPVLLGLLSNAFAGFLHGGSGSVLHGAPGVASLHHTAAAATLRPAYAVSGGAPAYTTSLVHSAPAVTAVRAAYSAAPAVTYRAGYGAGLGSGLAYGTGLGYGTSLGYGGGLRYGSGYGAGYGTGLVGYGGGLRYGSGYGAGYGTGLLGYGGGVRYGSGYGAGYGAGYGTGLLGYGGLRYGSGYGTGYGTGLLGYGGGLRYGVGSTLAAPAVSQVRRVSYSAPLVSAAPAVSYAAPAVTTVHQAAPAVAVRPAVSYAAPAVTTTFHHSPAVAYRTAAVGAPVATFGAGLGFGHTVGQALAAPAYSTVGRVNYATPAFGFGSPAVTAVRAPAVSYTTGAALTAVRPAVSYGAPAVAAVRPAISYATAPAVTSFRPATVSVSAAPAVAVRPAVSYSSGPAFTTSYRTAALQSPVATFGTGLGLGTTFGQSLYSPGFAAVRPAVSYTSPAVTTVHHAAPAVAVRPAVSYTTGPALAAVRPALSFAAAPALSYTTAPAVAAVRPTVSYATGPAVTAVRPATLSYATGPAYTTSYRTAALQAPLATYGAGLGFGHTLSHSFGTPAYSVAAAPGVSYRTAAYAAPVSMYGAGIGLGHTIAAPALSQFRTVSYGTPAVSSYTTAGAPAVSYGLGGLGTGYTTYSAAPTLVHHAAAPATIVTGTGLGATHAGLVGHGTHYRTLVSGGGLGSGLAYGHAAGVPHVKILTPAKKK, from the exons ATGCAGCTTCTC GTACTACCAGTCCTCTTAGGCTTGCTCTCTAACGCCTTCGCCGGATTCCTTCACGGGGGATCCGGCAGTGTCCTCCACGGTGCTCCTGGAGTCGCCAGCCTTCACCACACTGCGGCAGCCGCTACCCTGCGGCCAGCTTATGCTGTCTCCGGCGGCGCGCCGGCGTACACCACGAGTCTCGTTCACAGCGCCCCTGCTGTGACAGCTGTCAGGGCGGCTTACTCGGCAGCGCCAGCAGTGACTTACCGAGCAGGATACGGTGCCGGACTCGGAAGTGGACTGGCATACGGAACGGGACTCGGCTACGGCACCAGTCTTGGATACGGCGGCGGACTGCGCTACGGCTCCGGGTACGGCGCCGGATACGGCACCGGACTTGTCGGATACGGCGGCGGACTGCGCTACGGCTCTGGATACGGTGCCGGATACGGCACCGGACTTCTCGGATATGGTGGCGGAGTGCGCTACGGCTCCGGATACGGCGCCGGATACGGCGCCGGATACGGCACCGGTCTTCTCGGATACGGCGGACTGCGCTATGGCTCCGGATACGGTACCGGATACGGCACCGGACTTCTCGGATACGGTGGAGGCCTCCGCTACGGCGTAGGCAGTACGCTGGCGGCTCCGGCTGTGTCCCAGGTTCGCCGAGTGTCATACTCGGCGCCTCTCGTCTCTGCGGCTCCGGCCGTGAGCTACGCAGCTCCTGCCGTTACCACCGTCCACCAGGCAGCTCCTGCCGTAGCGGTTAGGCCCGCTGTAAGCTACGCCGCACCCGCTGTCACGACGACCTTCCACCACAGCCCGGCTGTGGCATACCGCACAGCTGCCGTTGGTGCCCCGGTCGCCACCTTCGGCGCAGGCCTTGGTTTTGGACACACTGTCGGACAAGCTCTGGCAGCTCCGGCCTACTCCACGGTTGGTCGCGTGAACTATGCCACTCCAGCCTTCGGCTTTGGCAGCCCTGCAGTCACCGCTGTTCGAGCACCTGCCGTGAGTTATACCACCGGGGCAGCTCTGACTGCTGTGCGGCCAGCTGTTAGCTACGGCGCTCCCGCTGTTGCCGCCGTCAGACCTGCTATCAGCTATGCCACGGCGCCCGCTGTCACGTCCTTCAGGCCAGCTACGGTCAGTGTATCCGCGGCGCCTGCTGTCGCTGTCAGGCCCGCTGTTAGCTACTCCAGTGGACCTGCCTTCACCACTTCCTATCGCACAGCAGCCCTTCAATCTCCCGTCGCAACGTTTGGAACCGGCCTTGGACTTGGCACCACTTTCGGGCAGTCCCTTTACTCCCCTGGCTTCGCCGCTGTGAGGCCGGCTGTGAGCTACACATCTCCGGCCGTCACAACGGTTCACCATGCCGCACCTGCTGTCGCCGTCAGGCCCGCAGTGAGCTACACCACTGGCCCAGCTCTCGCAGCCGTGAGACCCGCCCTCAGCTTCGCGGCTGCTCCAGCCTTGAGCTATACCACGGCTCCTGCCGTCGCCGCCGTTAGGCCTACCGTGAGCTACGCCACTGGTCCCGCTGTCACGGCCGTCAGACCGGCCACCCTCAGCTACGCTACTGGGCCTGCGTACACTACGTCGTACCGCACCGCTGCACTGCAGGCTCCGTTGGCCACGTACGGCGCGGGACTCGGGTTCGGCCACACACTCAGCCATAGCTTCGGCACTCCTGCATACAGCGTTGCTGCGGCGCCAGGCGTGTCGTATCGCACCGCTGCCTACGCTGCGCCTGTATCCATGTACGGCGCCGGAATCGGCCTCGGCCACACTATCGCTGCCCCAGCCCTGAGTCAATTCCGCACCGTTTCCTACGGCACTCCTGCGGTCAGTAGCTACACCACGGCCGGGGCTCCGGCAGTCAGCTACGGCCTTGGAGGTCTTGGCACTGGCTACACAACTTACTCCGCCGCCCCAACTCTGGTCCACCATGCCGCGGCTCCAGCTACCATTGTCACTGGCACGGGCCTCGGCGCTACTCACGCTGGTCTTGTGGGACACGGCACTCACTACAGGACTCTGGTCTCCGGTGGTGGTCTGGGAAGCGGCCTGGCCTATGGGCACGCCGCCGGAGTGCCGCACGTCAAGATCCTCACTCCTGCTAAGAAGAAGTAA
- the LOC144101399 gene encoding uncharacterized protein LOC144101399 isoform X2, whose product MQLLVLPVLLGLLSNAFAGFLHGGSGSVLHGAPGVASLHHTAAAATLRPAYAVSGGAPAYTTSLVHSAPAVTAVRAAYSAAPAVTYRAGYGAGLGSGLAYGTGLGYGTSLGYGGGLRYGSGYGAGYGTGLVGYGGGLRYGSGYGAGYGTGLLGYGGGVRYGSGYGAGYGAGYGTGLLGYGGLRYGSGYGTGYGTGLLGYGGGLRYGVGSTLAAPAVSQVRRVSYSAPLVSAAPAVSYAAPAVAVRPAVSYAAPAVTTTFHHSPAVAYRTAAVGAPVATFGAGLGFGHTVGQALAAPAYSTVGRVNYATPAFGFGSPAVTAVRAPAVSYTTGAALTAVRPAVSYGAPAVAAVRPAISYATAPAVTSFRPATVSVSAAPAVAVRPAVSYSSGPAFTTSYRTAALQSPVATFGTGLGLGTTFGQSLYSPGFAAVRPAVSYTSPAVTTVHHAAPAVAVRPAVSYTTGPALAAVRPALSFAAAPALSYTTAPAVAAVRPTVSYATGPAVTAVRPATLSYATGPAYTTSYRTAALQAPLATYGAGLGFGHTLSHSFGTPAYSVAAAPGVSYRTAAYAAPVSMYGAGIGLGHTIAAPALSQFRTVSYGTPAVSSYTTAGAPAVSYGLGGLGTGYTTYSAAPTLVHHAAAPATIVTGTGLGATHAGLVGHGTHYRTLVSGGGLGSGLAYGHAAGVPHVKILTPAKKK is encoded by the exons ATGCAGCTTCTC GTACTACCAGTCCTCTTAGGCTTGCTCTCTAACGCCTTCGCCGGATTCCTTCACGGGGGATCCGGCAGTGTCCTCCACGGTGCTCCTGGAGTCGCCAGCCTTCACCACACTGCGGCAGCCGCTACCCTGCGGCCAGCTTATGCTGTCTCCGGCGGCGCGCCGGCGTACACCACGAGTCTCGTTCACAGCGCCCCTGCTGTGACAGCTGTCAGGGCGGCTTACTCGGCAGCGCCAGCAGTGACTTACCGAGCAGGATACGGTGCCGGACTCGGAAGTGGACTGGCATACGGAACGGGACTCGGCTACGGCACCAGTCTTGGATACGGCGGCGGACTGCGCTACGGCTCCGGGTACGGCGCCGGATACGGCACCGGACTTGTCGGATACGGCGGCGGACTGCGCTACGGCTCTGGATACGGTGCCGGATACGGCACCGGACTTCTCGGATATGGTGGCGGAGTGCGCTACGGCTCCGGATACGGCGCCGGATACGGCGCCGGATACGGCACCGGTCTTCTCGGATACGGCGGACTGCGCTATGGCTCCGGATACGGTACCGGATACGGCACCGGACTTCTCGGATACGGTGGAGGCCTCCGCTACGGCGTAGGCAGTACGCTGGCGGCTCCGGCTGTGTCCCAGGTTCGCCGAGTGTCATACTCGGCGCCTCTCGTCTCTGCGGCTCCGGCCGTGAGCTAC GCAGCTCCTGCCGTAGCGGTTAGGCCCGCTGTAAGCTACGCCGCACCCGCTGTCACGACGACCTTCCACCACAGCCCGGCTGTGGCATACCGCACAGCTGCCGTTGGTGCCCCGGTCGCCACCTTCGGCGCAGGCCTTGGTTTTGGACACACTGTCGGACAAGCTCTGGCAGCTCCGGCCTACTCCACGGTTGGTCGCGTGAACTATGCCACTCCAGCCTTCGGCTTTGGCAGCCCTGCAGTCACCGCTGTTCGAGCACCTGCCGTGAGTTATACCACCGGGGCAGCTCTGACTGCTGTGCGGCCAGCTGTTAGCTACGGCGCTCCCGCTGTTGCCGCCGTCAGACCTGCTATCAGCTATGCCACGGCGCCCGCTGTCACGTCCTTCAGGCCAGCTACGGTCAGTGTATCCGCGGCGCCTGCTGTCGCTGTCAGGCCCGCTGTTAGCTACTCCAGTGGACCTGCCTTCACCACTTCCTATCGCACAGCAGCCCTTCAATCTCCCGTCGCAACGTTTGGAACCGGCCTTGGACTTGGCACCACTTTCGGGCAGTCCCTTTACTCCCCTGGCTTCGCCGCTGTGAGGCCGGCTGTGAGCTACACATCTCCGGCCGTCACAACGGTTCACCATGCCGCACCTGCTGTCGCCGTCAGGCCCGCAGTGAGCTACACCACTGGCCCAGCTCTCGCAGCCGTGAGACCCGCCCTCAGCTTCGCGGCTGCTCCAGCCTTGAGCTATACCACGGCTCCTGCCGTCGCCGCCGTTAGGCCTACCGTGAGCTACGCCACTGGTCCCGCTGTCACGGCCGTCAGACCGGCCACCCTCAGCTACGCTACTGGGCCTGCGTACACTACGTCGTACCGCACCGCTGCACTGCAGGCTCCGTTGGCCACGTACGGCGCGGGACTCGGGTTCGGCCACACACTCAGCCATAGCTTCGGCACTCCTGCATACAGCGTTGCTGCGGCGCCAGGCGTGTCGTATCGCACCGCTGCCTACGCTGCGCCTGTATCCATGTACGGCGCCGGAATCGGCCTCGGCCACACTATCGCTGCCCCAGCCCTGAGTCAATTCCGCACCGTTTCCTACGGCACTCCTGCGGTCAGTAGCTACACCACGGCCGGGGCTCCGGCAGTCAGCTACGGCCTTGGAGGTCTTGGCACTGGCTACACAACTTACTCCGCCGCCCCAACTCTGGTCCACCATGCCGCGGCTCCAGCTACCATTGTCACTGGCACGGGCCTCGGCGCTACTCACGCTGGTCTTGTGGGACACGGCACTCACTACAGGACTCTGGTCTCCGGTGGTGGTCTGGGAAGCGGCCTGGCCTATGGGCACGCCGCCGGAGTGCCGCACGTCAAGATCCTCACTCCTGCTAAGAAGAAGTAA